A DNA window from Marinitoga sp. 1197 contains the following coding sequences:
- a CDS encoding HD-GYP domain-containing protein — protein MISLKKWFKNNIKLIFLSLFLILYLMWVIFTFHIIYFDAERRMDIQYKKILKTIKIQEDLIFNNIKLITNSYAYVVNSQKILEDIVNSNKYIVSIIDYKPYVDIIDKTYPKKKLSNNLKLEIKNKLNELEKEKYIQINIDNSSYYIVPYFYELISNQKIFQGLLIFEINQEAILSQIKNLLLNDEKITLNKPIQKFVMYKNFIFYSKKYYYIVNFKEKIYSFFKVSLSLFFIVILFYYIVKNLFIRFLEKSIINPVKFFSEHLEKGKEELYTEKFKINEFEILREAFNKMMYRINNDKIELESAYEEAHAMNEELIETNRRLEEYINKFESIIKIIGKISLENIDEKTFFDEFLKISISSIPEVKYGSIAIKDKNNWKFISTYGHNFEILKKVNLSEDNFIYAKKTKVMDNIIQKDKKLLDDGTLEIVKNASMSIRKSIMSPLKIKGVIIGQLSLDTDEDVEISDESIKFVETLSSLTSAFIRLKRLSKEEGKLHKNIILALIKALEYYDKYTKGHSERVAKYATEFAEFLNLNKEEIRKIYWASITHDIGKFFIPQTILNKPGKLNDREYEIIKEHPIKSYEILSSSEYLLEYTKIVRHHHEKWDGTGYPDGLKEENIPYFSRIISLADSFDAMRTERPYKKEMSIEEIIEEIRKNEGTQFDPILASKFIEFLRRKYL, from the coding sequence ATGATTTCTTTAAAAAAATGGTTTAAAAACAACATAAAACTAATATTTTTATCTTTATTTTTAATCCTTTATTTAATGTGGGTAATATTTACCTTCCACATTATTTATTTTGATGCGGAAAGAAGAATGGATATACAATATAAAAAAATATTAAAAACAATAAAAATCCAAGAGGATTTGATTTTTAACAATATAAAATTGATAACCAATTCGTATGCTTATGTTGTTAATTCTCAAAAAATTTTAGAAGATATAGTAAATAGTAATAAATATATAGTATCAATCATTGACTATAAGCCGTATGTTGATATAATTGATAAAACATATCCAAAAAAGAAATTGAGTAATAATCTAAAGTTGGAAATAAAAAATAAGTTAAATGAATTAGAAAAAGAGAAATATATTCAAATTAATATTGACAATAGTTCGTATTATATAGTTCCGTATTTTTATGAACTAATTTCTAATCAGAAAATATTTCAGGGCCTTTTGATTTTTGAGATAAATCAAGAAGCTATACTGAGTCAAATAAAAAATCTTTTGTTAAATGATGAAAAAATTACTTTGAATAAACCTATTCAAAAATTTGTAATGTACAAAAATTTTATATTTTATTCAAAAAAATACTATTATATTGTTAATTTTAAAGAAAAGATTTATTCATTTTTTAAAGTATCCCTGAGCTTATTTTTTATAGTGATTCTATTTTATTATATAGTAAAAAATCTTTTTATTAGATTTTTAGAAAAGAGTATTATAAATCCTGTAAAATTTTTTTCGGAACATCTAGAAAAAGGAAAAGAAGAGTTATATACTGAAAAATTTAAAATAAATGAATTCGAAATTTTAAGAGAAGCATTTAATAAGATGATGTATAGAATAAATAATGATAAAATTGAGTTAGAATCAGCATATGAAGAAGCACATGCGATGAATGAAGAATTAATAGAAACAAATAGAAGATTGGAAGAATATATAAACAAGTTTGAGAGCATTATTAAGATAATTGGAAAAATTAGTTTGGAAAATATAGATGAAAAAACATTTTTTGATGAATTTTTAAAAATATCAATAAGCAGTATCCCTGAAGTGAAATATGGCAGTATTGCCATTAAAGATAAAAATAATTGGAAATTTATTTCAACATATGGGCACAATTTCGAAATTTTAAAAAAAGTTAATTTATCTGAAGATAATTTTATATACGCAAAAAAAACCAAAGTAATGGATAATATTATACAAAAAGATAAAAAACTTTTAGATGATGGAACATTAGAAATAGTGAAAAATGCAAGTATGTCAATAAGAAAAAGTATAATGTCACCATTAAAAATAAAAGGAGTTATAATTGGTCAACTTTCTCTTGATACTGATGAAGATGTTGAGATTTCAGATGAGAGCATAAAATTTGTTGAAACATTGAGCAGTCTTACATCTGCATTTATAAGATTAAAAAGATTGTCTAAGGAAGAGGGAAAGTTACATAAAAATATTATATTAGCGCTTATTAAAGCACTAGAATATTATGATAAATATACCAAAGGTCATTCTGAGAGAGTTGCCAAGTACGCAACAGAATTTGCAGAATTTTTGAATTTAAATAAAGAAGAAATAAGGAAAATATATTGGGCAAGTATAACACATGATATAGGTAAATTTTTTATTCCTCAAACTATTTTAAACAAACCAGGAAAATTAAATGATAGAGAATATGAAATAATAAAAGAACATCCAATAAAAAGTTATGAAATACTTTCCAGTAGCGAATATCTTTTAGAATATACAAAAATAGTAAGACATCATCATGAAAAATGGGATGGTACAGGTTATCCAGATGGTTTAAAAGAAGAAAATATACCATACTTTTCTAGAATAATATCTCTTGCAGATAGTTTTGATGCAATGAGAACAGAAAGACCGTATAAAAAAGAAATGAGTATTGAAGAAATAATAGAAGAAATCAGAAAAAATGAAGGAACACAATTTGATCCTATTTTGGCATCTAAATTTATTGAATTTTTGAGGAGGAAATATCTGTG
- a CDS encoding substrate-binding periplasmic protein has protein sequence MNKFLIVIVLLLLLTTISFPILKVGIALTEPYAYFEETTNGYLLKGIDIDIIKMLSKDLNEKVDIYIYSFPDLIENALNDMDIIIGGIHITTERKKYINFSIPYLTTGLVILKLKDNKNNELKTFAVKKDSTGYKTVLKWKKSGKDIIYTIYKTNEECLNAVLNKKVDGAFFDLVNAIYLMKKFPVEIYGEPLTKSDVGIGARSEKLLKKINPLILKYRRNKLIGD, from the coding sequence ATGAATAAGTTTTTAATAGTAATTGTACTTTTACTTTTACTTACAACAATATCTTTTCCTATATTAAAGGTTGGAATAGCATTAACAGAGCCTTATGCCTACTTTGAAGAAACCACAAATGGATATTTGTTAAAAGGTATAGATATTGATATAATAAAGATGCTTTCTAAAGATTTAAATGAAAAGGTCGATATATATATTTATTCTTTTCCAGATCTAATAGAAAATGCATTGAATGATATGGATATTATAATAGGGGGTATTCACATAACTACTGAAAGAAAAAAATATATCAACTTTTCCATACCCTATTTAACAACAGGTCTCGTTATTCTAAAATTAAAAGATAATAAAAATAATGAATTGAAAACTTTTGCTGTAAAAAAAGATTCTACTGGTTATAAAACTGTTTTAAAATGGAAAAAATCTGGAAAAGATATTATTTATACTATATATAAAACCAATGAAGAATGTTTAAATGCTGTTTTAAACAAAAAAGTTGATGGAGCTTTTTTTGATTTGGTGAATGCAATATATTTGATGAAAAAATTTCCTGTTGAAATATATGGCGAGCCTTTAACAAAAAGTGATGTAGGTATAGGAGCTAGATCAGAAAAATTATTAAAAAAAATAAATCCTTTAATACTAAAATATAGAAGGAATAAATTAATAGGTGATTAG
- a CDS encoding DUF2520 domain-containing protein, producing the protein MINIIGPGRVGKTLFNCFKKKNISIKLFSKDDDKSNISGIVIITTQDEKIKNVWTEIKNYNIEAVGHCSGILDSNFFGDIPHFSMHPNFPFSSPLKCDALKNIVWGIEGNSKGIEYAKNLIDILDGKYVIIPQNKKVLYHLAAVIASNFSYGLIKMSKVLYNEIEIDNINHLIDLSIISLNNIKEKGLKGALTGPVSRNDLYTINKEREEFNKIFGNVEVYDFFIDLLYKIKEDE; encoded by the coding sequence ATGATAAATATTATTGGACCGGGTAGGGTTGGAAAAACTTTATTCAACTGTTTTAAAAAGAAAAATATTTCTATTAAATTATTTTCCAAAGATGATGATAAAAGTAATATTTCTGGCATTGTTATAATAACAACACAGGATGAAAAAATTAAAAATGTATGGACTGAAATAAAAAATTACAATATAGAAGCGGTTGGACATTGCAGTGGTATTTTAGATTCAAATTTTTTTGGTGATATTCCTCATTTTTCTATGCATCCTAATTTCCCGTTTTCTTCACCCTTAAAATGTGATGCTTTAAAGAATATAGTATGGGGTATAGAAGGAAATTCTAAAGGAATTGAATATGCAAAAAATTTAATTGATATTTTAGATGGAAAATATGTTATAATACCACAAAATAAAAAAGTTTTATATCATCTGGCTGCAGTTATAGCTTCTAATTTTTCTTATGGATTAATTAAAATGTCAAAGGTTTTATATAATGAAATTGAAATTGATAATATTAACCATTTAATTGACCTTTCCATTATATCTTTAAATAATATAAAAGAAAAAGGTTTAAAAGGCGCTTTAACTGGCCCTGTTTCAAGAAATGATTTATATACTATAAACAAAGAACGTGAAGAATTTAATAAAATTTTTGGAAATGTTGAAGTTTATGATTTTTTTATAGATTTACTCTATAAAATTAAGGAGGATGAATGA
- the panB gene encoding 3-methyl-2-oxobutanoate hydroxymethyltransferase gives MSIKKILKMKNKEKIAMITAYDYISAKIAEAAGIDMILVGDSASNVMLGNEDTIKIGMDEMLIFIKAVKKGAPNTFVVGDMPFLSYQISESEAIKNAGLILKAGADAVKLEGGYNVAPLIKKMVEFGIPVMGHIGFTPQSYKQIGISSKGKTKTEEDLLIESAVALDDAGAFSLVLEMVTEPVAKKITESISIPTIGIGAGRFCDGQVLVWHDFLGLNKDFEPKFLKKYLNGFDLFKEAIENYSKEVKNGIFPEIKNVFKPIEGSDQNNRR, from the coding sequence ATGAGTATAAAAAAAATACTAAAAATGAAAAATAAGGAAAAAATCGCAATGATAACAGCCTATGATTATATCAGCGCCAAAATTGCAGAAGCTGCTGGAATTGATATGATTTTAGTTGGAGATTCTGCCTCTAATGTTATGCTTGGTAATGAGGATACTATCAAAATAGGTATGGATGAAATGTTAATTTTTATAAAAGCTGTAAAAAAAGGGGCTCCTAATACATTTGTTGTTGGAGATATGCCGTTTTTGAGTTATCAAATTTCTGAAAGTGAAGCAATAAAAAATGCCGGATTAATATTAAAAGCTGGAGCTGATGCAGTTAAGCTTGAAGGAGGTTATAATGTTGCTCCTTTAATAAAAAAAATGGTAGAATTCGGAATTCCTGTAATGGGTCATATTGGATTTACCCCGCAATCATATAAACAAATAGGTATTTCTTCTAAAGGTAAAACTAAAACAGAAGAAGATTTACTTATAGAAAGTGCTGTTGCACTTGATGATGCTGGTGCATTTTCTCTTGTTTTAGAAATGGTTACAGAACCTGTTGCAAAAAAAATTACAGAATCTATTTCTATTCCAACAATTGGCATTGGTGCTGGAAGATTTTGTGATGGGCAGGTGTTAGTATGGCACGATTTTCTTGGTCTGAATAAAGACTTTGAACCTAAATTTTTAAAAAAATATTTGAATGGTTTTGATTTATTTAAAGAAGCTATTGAAAATTATTCGAAAGAAGTAAAAAATGGTATTTTTCCTGAAATAAAAAATGTTTTTAAACCCATTGAAGGCAGTGATCAAAATAATAGGAGATAA
- a CDS encoding biotin--[acetyl-CoA-carboxylase] ligase, protein MIKIIGDNIIYFDTIDSTNAYLKKYWKKLPSETIVWASKQTGGYGRMKRKWISQRGGLWFSVLFKPKNRPMNPWHYVRLYTMSIKYVLSKYRLETVIKWPNDLLVNNKKICGILGEGIYVGNNISAIIVGIGLNVNNIIPDDLKNIATSYVEEKNKELNLKKLLKQINSTAYYKYYLKYFKKDKISIFTKLWIKNLNIRHGDFIKIISQSIEKRGKIVSIHGDYLEIDFDGKIEKIYAGEVSVRKERI, encoded by the coding sequence GTGATCAAAATAATAGGAGATAATATTATATATTTTGATACAATAGATTCAACCAATGCATACTTAAAAAAATACTGGAAAAAACTTCCTTCTGAAACTATAGTCTGGGCTTCTAAACAAACAGGTGGTTATGGTAGAATGAAAAGAAAATGGATATCCCAAAGGGGAGGTTTATGGTTTTCTGTATTATTTAAACCAAAAAATCGACCCATGAATCCCTGGCATTATGTAAGGTTATACACCATGTCTATTAAATATGTTTTATCTAAATATAGACTTGAAACAGTTATAAAATGGCCAAATGATTTATTGGTAAATAATAAAAAAATATGTGGTATTTTAGGCGAAGGAATATATGTCGGAAATAACATTTCTGCTATTATTGTTGGCATTGGACTAAATGTGAATAATATAATTCCAGACGATTTAAAAAACATAGCTACAAGCTATGTTGAAGAAAAAAACAAAGAGTTAAATCTAAAAAAGTTGTTAAAACAGATTAATTCGACGGCATATTATAAATATTATCTAAAATATTTTAAAAAAGATAAAATTTCCATTTTCACAAAGTTATGGATAAAAAATCTTAACATTAGACATGGAGATTTTATAAAAATAATATCGCAAAGTATTGAAAAACGTGGTAAAATTGTTTCAATACATGGTGATTATTTGGAAATAGATTTTGATGGGAAAATTGAAAAAATTTATGCTGGTGAAGTTTCAGTAAGAAAGGAGAGGATTTAA
- the hpt gene encoding hypoxanthine phosphoribosyltransferase → MEINPKKLKVLLTEKQILEKAKELGKQITEYYKNIDEEIVAVCALKGSVHFFSDLVKHINHDMVYYFVRVSSYHGGTSSTGKITVNSWTNEPLEGKHILLIEDIVDTGNTIRFLINEFKKQNPASIKLTSLLIKNAHDHGINVDFPGFEIDNYFVIGYGLDYEEKYRNLPFIGYVE, encoded by the coding sequence ATGGAGATTAATCCAAAAAAATTAAAGGTATTATTAACTGAAAAACAAATACTTGAAAAGGCAAAAGAATTAGGAAAACAAATAACTGAATATTATAAAAATATTGATGAAGAGATTGTTGCTGTATGTGCATTAAAGGGTTCTGTTCATTTTTTTTCTGATTTAGTTAAACATATAAATCATGATATGGTATATTATTTTGTAAGGGTTTCAAGCTATCATGGAGGTACATCTTCAACAGGTAAAATAACCGTAAATAGCTGGACAAATGAACCACTTGAAGGAAAACATATACTTCTCATTGAAGATATTGTGGATACTGGCAATACAATTAGATTTTTAATCAATGAATTTAAAAAGCAAAATCCTGCTTCAATAAAACTAACCTCTCTCCTTATAAAAAATGCTCATGATCACGGAATAAATGTAGACTTTCCCGGTTTTGAAATAGATAATTATTTCGTTATTGGTTACGGACTTGACTACGAAGAAAAATATCGAAATTTACCATTTATTGGTTATGTAGAATAA
- a CDS encoding purine-nucleoside phosphorylase, protein MNDISEYVKNVKEASKYIKEKISNQPEIAIVLGSGLHGISEKLENSLSISYTDIPNFPVSTAPGHKGELMFGSISGKNVMLMNGRFHYYEGYTMKEVTFPIRVMQELGIKILIVTNAAGGMNPNFEVGNPCIITDQINFMGDNPLIGQNCEEWGPRFPDMSEPYDRELTEKAISVAKKLGIPVYTGVYLGITGPTFETPAELKMMRNFGADLVGMSTVPEVIVANHGGIRVLGLSAVTDKAVPDELKPVTAEEVIEIANKTGEKIAEIILSLLGEL, encoded by the coding sequence ATGAATGATATTAGCGAATATGTAAAGAATGTAAAAGAAGCTTCTAAATATATAAAAGAAAAAATATCAAACCAACCAGAAATTGCAATTGTATTAGGATCAGGACTACACGGTATTTCTGAAAAATTAGAAAATTCATTAAGTATATCATATACCGATATTCCGAATTTTCCTGTTTCAACAGCACCTGGTCATAAAGGTGAATTAATGTTTGGTAGCATATCTGGAAAAAACGTTATGTTAATGAATGGTAGATTTCATTATTATGAAGGATATACTATGAAGGAAGTTACATTTCCAATTAGAGTTATGCAAGAATTAGGCATAAAGATTTTAATAGTTACCAATGCAGCAGGTGGTATGAATCCAAATTTTGAAGTTGGTAATCCTTGTATAATTACAGATCAGATTAACTTTATGGGAGATAATCCATTAATTGGACAAAATTGCGAAGAATGGGGACCAAGATTTCCTGATATGAGTGAACCTTATGATAGGGAATTAACAGAAAAAGCTATATCCGTAGCAAAGAAATTAGGAATTCCTGTATATACCGGTGTTTATCTTGGTATTACCGGTCCTACATTTGAAACGCCTGCTGAATTAAAAATGATGAGAAATTTCGGTGCTGATTTAGTAGGAATGTCTACAGTTCCTGAAGTTATTGTTGCAAATCATGGGGGAATAAGAGTTTTAGGCCTATCCGCTGTTACTGATAAAGCTGTACCGGATGAATTAAAACCGGTTACTGCTGAGGAAGTTATAGAAATAGCAAATAAAACTGGTGAAAAAATAGCTGAAATAATTTTATCTTTATTGGGTGAATTATAG
- a CDS encoding lytic transglycosylase domain-containing protein, with protein sequence MELYTDSMFLNFEYTFLGKYSYMSSSELLNYVWSQDRNLIGGQMYVESNYYTHAISSSHAVGLLQLKPIVAQDFGIHNLFNPIDNITGATAYHSYLYKIFQSEKQQIAAYYQGPTSVLKSGINSSGLNYYKKVKKAQKFYKNTEIYSPFLIGINGKVSLNYFELNTYSGLAYKNFEVYSTQNLSFIKENNSTKFNKLSVTYGLMYFPKSDFSIGSSYGNNLNLYLRLGYPWSQNILSLNNLKFMNSYYLNIEYKNGIWIKSYIDNNFIFITGFSIYDIKFGIIINSDYRIGIYMSL encoded by the coding sequence ATGGAGTTATATACAGACTCCATGTTTTTGAATTTTGAATACACATTTTTAGGAAAATATTCTTATATGAGTTCATCCGAACTACTGAATTACGTCTGGTCACAGGATAGAAATTTAATAGGAGGCCAGATGTATGTTGAGTCTAATTATTATACACATGCTATTTCTTCAAGTCATGCCGTTGGACTTCTACAATTAAAACCTATAGTTGCACAAGATTTTGGTATTCATAATTTATTTAACCCAATTGATAACATAACTGGTGCCACTGCTTATCATAGTTATTTATATAAAATTTTTCAATCTGAAAAACAGCAGATAGCAGCCTATTATCAAGGACCAACATCTGTTTTAAAAAGTGGTATAAATTCTTCTGGTTTGAATTATTATAAAAAAGTAAAAAAAGCTCAAAAATTTTATAAAAATACCGAAATTTACTCTCCGTTTTTAATTGGGATTAATGGAAAAGTATCGTTAAATTACTTTGAGCTAAATACATATTCTGGACTTGCTTATAAGAATTTTGAAGTTTATTCCACCCAAAATTTATCTTTTATCAAAGAAAATAATTCCACTAAATTTAATAAATTAAGTGTTACCTATGGATTGATGTATTTTCCAAAATCTGATTTCTCAATAGGATCATCATATGGAAATAATTTAAACCTCTATTTACGTCTTGGCTATCCCTGGTCACAAAATATATTATCTTTAAATAACTTAAAATTTATGAATTCTTATTATCTGAATATTGAGTATAAAAATGGAATATGGATAAAATCTTATATAGATAATAATTTTATCTTTATTACTGGTTTTTCTATATACGACATAAAATTCGGAATAATTATAAACTCTGATTATAGAATCGGTATTTATATGAGTCTTTAG
- the fliF gene encoding flagellar basal-body MS-ring/collar protein FliF codes for MGFFQTIKDYWENFSLNQKIIYSILIATVIFLLTILIILNLRPNYQVLISGVDEQQGGKIISKLEELNIPYKVGPGGSIQVPEKYNKYELWMKLALNGVLGNQIQGYELLQKQNFGATSYDKQVNYQIALEGELSKSISTMKGIQYARVHIVLPPRTYYTPAEQSKPTASVLLFLEPGATIDSAQVKAIMDFVAGAVQNLESKDVKVVDNNSRNLSAQVISEGNIADAATKFDLKRKIEEYYTEKIENKLQRVFGMGAIVVIPEVELNWQKIEEEARKVQPVNKNTGIIVSEQRESEEKKNFSGISNVPGVDSNVPPYTTQTPDNQNSDTYKTSKTITNYDFNEIYQKVTDDKNGEIAQKSITVFIDLDKSPIPENETTKAQIKSAISTATGATPANINILFTKFNKDLEAEYQKIIQQSKRAKTITAITIISVILIFVLILLIIGIINVNKKRKARKTLIERKKKLEEAASRIIEEIEPETTEISEDQKVFEKLEKTVDQNLDDVVEILKYWINQ; via the coding sequence ATGGGATTTTTTCAAACTATAAAAGATTATTGGGAAAATTTTTCTCTAAATCAAAAAATTATATATTCTATCTTAATTGCAACTGTTATCTTTTTGTTAACAATTTTAATTATATTAAACTTAAGACCTAATTATCAGGTCTTAATAAGTGGTGTTGACGAACAACAGGGTGGAAAAATTATATCGAAATTAGAAGAGTTAAATATTCCATATAAGGTTGGTCCAGGTGGCTCTATTCAGGTGCCGGAAAAATACAATAAATATGAACTATGGATGAAATTAGCTTTAAATGGTGTTTTAGGAAATCAGATACAGGGGTATGAATTACTTCAAAAACAGAATTTTGGAGCAACAAGTTATGATAAACAGGTAAATTATCAAATTGCTCTTGAGGGTGAATTATCTAAATCTATTTCAACTATGAAGGGCATACAGTATGCAAGGGTGCATATTGTTCTGCCTCCAAGAACTTATTATACTCCTGCTGAACAATCAAAACCAACTGCATCTGTTTTATTATTTCTTGAACCTGGTGCTACAATAGACTCTGCACAAGTTAAAGCTATAATGGATTTTGTTGCAGGCGCTGTACAGAATCTTGAGTCTAAAGATGTAAAGGTTGTCGATAATAATTCCAGAAATTTAAGCGCTCAGGTTATATCAGAAGGTAATATTGCAGATGCAGCTACAAAATTTGATTTAAAAAGAAAGATAGAAGAATATTATACAGAAAAAATAGAAAATAAATTACAAAGAGTTTTCGGTATGGGAGCCATTGTTGTTATTCCTGAAGTTGAATTAAACTGGCAAAAAATAGAAGAAGAAGCAAGAAAGGTTCAACCTGTTAATAAAAATACAGGAATTATTGTTAGTGAACAAAGAGAATCTGAAGAAAAAAAGAATTTTTCAGGTATATCAAATGTTCCAGGTGTGGATTCAAATGTTCCTCCTTATACCACACAAACACCGGATAATCAAAATAGTGATACTTATAAAACCTCTAAAACAATTACAAACTACGATTTCAATGAAATATACCAAAAAGTTACTGACGATAAAAATGGCGAGATTGCTCAAAAATCTATTACTGTTTTCATAGATTTAGATAAGTCACCTATTCCAGAAAATGAAACTACTAAAGCTCAAATTAAAAGTGCTATTTCAACTGCTACTGGCGCAACTCCTGCTAATATTAATATATTATTCACTAAATTCAACAAAGATTTAGAAGCTGAATATCAAAAAATTATTCAACAGTCTAAAAGGGCTAAAACAATTACTGCTATAACCATTATTTCTGTAATTTTGATTTTTGTTTTAATATTGTTGATTATCGGAATAATAAATGTTAATAAGAAAAGAAAAGCAAGAAAAACACTTATTGAAAGAAAGAAAAAACTTGAAGAAGCTGCAAGTAGAATTATTGAGGAAATTGAACCGGAAACTACAGAAATTAGTGAAGATCAAAAGGTTTTTGAAAAACTTGAAAAAACAGTCGATCAAAATCTTGATGATGTTGTCGAAATATTAAAATACTGGATTAATCAATAA
- the fliG gene encoding flagellar motor switch protein FliG codes for MAADKGNATTGLRKAAILVVLVGPDRASKLLQELNEEEVEMLTLEVANLGKISEEEKSAVLNEFFELMKVKEFIKEGGVDYAKKLLEEAFGPEQAIKIIENLVTNLQVKPFDFLKRIDITQITNVLQNEHPQTVALVLCYLPPSAAAQVIAGLPEDLQVDVIKRISIMDRATPDVVKEVESRMKDRLSSFAAQPFSQVGGIETTAEIMNNIDRTVSKNIFDRLSESDPKLSEEIRKKMFVFEDILKLDDRTIQRILREVDTRDLTLSLKGASEELKDKILSNMSQRASQMIVEELEFMGPVRLKDVDEAQQRIVAIIRKL; via the coding sequence ATGGCTGCAGATAAAGGTAACGCTACTACAGGTTTGAGAAAAGCAGCTATTCTTGTGGTTTTAGTTGGACCGGATAGAGCTTCAAAATTATTACAAGAATTAAATGAAGAAGAGGTGGAAATGCTGACACTGGAAGTCGCCAATCTTGGTAAAATTTCAGAAGAAGAAAAAAGCGCCGTTTTAAATGAATTTTTTGAATTAATGAAAGTAAAAGAATTCATTAAAGAAGGCGGGGTTGATTATGCCAAAAAATTGCTTGAAGAAGCTTTTGGTCCTGAACAGGCAATTAAAATTATTGAAAATCTCGTTACAAATTTACAGGTTAAACCTTTTGATTTCTTAAAAAGAATCGATATTACTCAAATTACAAACGTTTTACAAAATGAACATCCACAAACCGTTGCACTGGTATTATGTTATCTGCCACCATCTGCTGCTGCGCAGGTTATTGCTGGCTTGCCTGAGGATCTTCAGGTTGACGTAATTAAAAGAATTTCTATTATGGATAGAGCCACTCCAGATGTTGTTAAGGAGGTGGAAAGTCGTATGAAAGATAGATTATCATCATTTGCTGCCCAACCTTTTAGTCAAGTTGGAGGAATAGAAACAACTGCCGAAATTATGAATAATATTGATAGAACCGTATCAAAAAATATTTTTGATAGATTATCAGAATCAGATCCAAAATTATCAGAAGAAATTAGAAAGAAAATGTTTGTATTTGAAGATATTCTCAAACTTGATGACAGAACTATTCAAAGAATACTCAGAGAAGTTGATACTCGTGATTTAACGCTATCTCTAAAAGGTGCGTCTGAAGAATTAAAAGATAAAATTCTATCTAATATGTCCCAAAGAGCCAGTCAAATGATTGTGGAAGAACTGGAATTCATGGGACCTGTCAGACTAAAAGATGTTGATGAAGCACAACAAAGAATTGTTGCAATTATCAGAAAATTATAA